In Streptomyces sp. TLI_146, the genomic stretch GCTCCCGGCAGACGGCGAGCGCCGCCGCCACGTCCTCGGCGTCCCGGGGCGCGACCACTCCGTACGGCACACGCCGGTAGTTGGACGCGTCCATCGTCGTCAGCGCCCGCGCGCCCGCCGAGAAGTCGACCTCCCCGCGCACGACCGCCCGCAGTTCCCGCTCCAACGCGCCGGAAGCCTCCGTGCGCCCCGGTCCGCCCGCACCACCCGTGCCGCCCACGTCGCCCATGTCTCCCATGGGAAACAGCCTGCCCTTCGCGGGCCCGAGTACGGCGGGCCGCGCCCGCGGCGCGTCTCGCGGGGTGGACCGGAGCCGCGCGCTCCACGGTGTGCCGATACCCTGCGCTCGTGGCTGAGATCCAGATTCCCGCTGACATGAAGCCCGCCGACGGCCGTTTCGGCGCGGGCCCCTCCAAGGTGCGTACGGAGGCGCTGGACGCCCTGGCCGCCACCGGTACCTCGCTCCTCGGCACCTCCCACCGCCAGGCCCCGGTCAAGAACCTGGTCGGCGAGGTCCGCCAGGGCGTACGGGACCTGTTCTCGCTGCCCGAGGGGTACGAGGTGATCCTGGGCAACGGCGGCTCGACCGCGTTCTGGGACGTCGCGACCCACGGGCTGATCGAGAACAAGTCGCAGCACCTGAACTTCGGCGAGTTCTCGTCCAAGTTCGCCAAGGCCGCGAAGCTCGCGCCGTGGCTGGCCGAGCCGTCGGTGATCGCCTCCGAGCCCGGCACGCACCCCGAGCCGGCCGCCGAGGCGGGCGTCGACGTCTACGCCTTCACCCACAACGAGACCTCCACCGGTGTCGCCGCCCCCGTCAAGCGGGTCGCGGGCGCCGACGAGGGCGCGCTCGTCCTGGTCGACGCGACCTCGGGCGCGGGCGGCCTGCCGGTCGACATCGCCGAGAGCGACGTCTACTACTTCGCCCCGCAGAAGTCCTTCGCCTCCGACGGCGGTCTGTGGATCGCGGCGTTCTCCCCGGCCGCGCTGGAGCGCGCCGCGCGGATCCACGCGTCCGGCCGCCACATCCCGGAGTTCTTCAGCCTCCCGACGGCGATCGACAACTCCCTCAAGAACCAGACGTACAACACCCCGGCGCTCGCCACGCTCTTCCTCCTCAACGAGCAGCTGAAGTGGATCAACGGCCAGGGCGGTCTCGCCTGGTCCACTGCCCGTACGAAGGACTCCTCGACCCGCCTCTACAGCTGGGCGGAGGAGTCCAAGCACGCGAACCCGTTCGTCACCGACCCGGCGAAGCGCTCGCAGGTCATCGGCACGATCGACTTCGCGGAGGACGTCGACGCGGCGGCGGTCGCCAAGGTGCTGCGCGCCAACGGGATCGTCGACACCGAGCCGTACCGCAAGCTCGGCCGCAACCAGCTCCGCGTGGCGATGTTCCCGGCGATCGACCCGTCGGACGTCGAGGCGCTGACGGCGTGCGTCGATTACGTGATCGAGCAGCTCTGAGTCTCGGCCCGGTGTTTGTCTGCGGCTGAGTGGCGGGTTGTTCGCGCAGTTCCCCGCGCCCCTGGGGGGTACGGCTTCTCCGGCAGGTTGCTGTGCCCCGCGACACCCTCGTTCGTCTGCGGGCCGGTGGCCGCTTCTCGCGCAGTTCCCCGCGCCCCTAAATACCTGTGGCTGAGGCCAGCACTCCGGCTGCGGCCTACTACCTAAGGGGCGCGGGGAACTGCGCGACCAGCCACCCACACAGCCGCAGACGAAGGCCGGGCCCGATCATCCCCGCCGGAAGCGCCGTTTCAGCCCCACCCACGCGGCCCCGGCACCCACCACCGCCAGCGCCCCGTACACCAGGTTCCGGTTGTCGCCGCCGCCCGAGTCGGCGCCGCCCTTGCTCGCGCCGCCGCCCGAGGGTGAACCCCCCTTGTCGGAGGGGGACTTGCCGGACTCCACCGCAACCCGCTTCACCGGGCTCCCCTCCCCCTCCGTCCCGAAGAGTAGCGCCTTCCCGTCCGGGGTGTACGTGACGGACTCGGCCTGGCGCATCAGCGGGGCGGACACCCCGTGCCGCGCGCCGAGCTTCCCGTTCTTCCAGTCGTACTCCGCCGCCCAGAAGTACCCCCGCAGCGCCAGCTTCGACCCGTCCGGGGAGAACGCGCCGTCGGTGACCCACGGCACGTCGTCGATCCGCCGGAAGATGTTCGTCCCGGCCGCCGAGAGCCGCTCGGGGCCCTCGTACAGCCCGCCGCCGCCCTCCTTCTTGGAGGCGATGTAGAGGCGGCCGGTCTTGGGGTGGACCATCAGCGCCTCGGCGTTGCGCGGCCCGTCGGCGTACTTCACGACGTACTGGGTCGCCTTGACGGTCGCGTCCTTGAGCCGCGCGGGCTCGGGGAACTTGTAGATCCAGACGTTCTTCCAGGTGCCGCCCAGGTTGTCCCCGATGTCCCCGACGTACACGTTCCCGTCCGAGCCGACCGAGATCGCCTCGACGTCGCGCGGGCGCCCGACGCCGGTCAGGGTGATCCTGGCGACGGTCTCGCCGGTCTTCGAGTCGACCGCGTACACATACGGCCCGTCGTCGCTGTCGTTGTGCGTCCAGTAGATCCCCGGGTGCGCCCGGCTGGCGGCGAGGCCGCTGGACTCCTTGATCCGGGGGTCCTTGATCGTGAAGTCACCGTCGTCGGCGGCGGCCGCGGCGGCCCCCAGCACGACGAGCCCGGCGGCCGTGGCGGCGGACAGAAGCGAACGCATCGGGAAACGCATGGGACCAAGTGTCCATCGTCACGTGGCAGCCCGTCGAAGCCGTCCAGGTGATCCGCCATCATGGCCCCATGCGTTTCATGTTCGTCGGCGACTCCATGACCATCGGACGCGCCGGCGACATCACCTGGCGCTACCGCATGTGGCAGCACCTCAGCACGTCCTTCGACGGCCCCTTCGAGATCGTGGGGCCGCGCACCGAGCTGTACGACACGGAGGCGGGCGCCCCGCTGTCGTACGCGTACGGCGCACCGGACTTCCCGGCTGCGGCCCGCCGCCACCTCTCCGGCTGGGGCGAGGGCTGGCTGCACATGGCCCCGCTGATCCGCGAGGCGGCGGCCGGGGCGGGCGCCGACGTCCTCCTGGTCTCCCTCGGCCTGATAGACCTCGGCTTCTACACGGACAGCGACCAGACGGCGGCCAACGTCCGCGCCTTCGTGACCCAGGCGCGCGCCGCGAACCCGGCCGTCCGCATGGTCCTGCTCCCGGTCATCCCGAACATCCGCGCCGAGTCGGACGCTCCCTTCGCGGCCGAGGTGACCCGCTTCAACGAACTCCTGGCGAAGGCGGTGGCGGACCTGGACCAGCCGTCCTCCCCGCTGCTCCTCGCCTCCCACCCGCCGACGTACGACATCCACCAGGACACGTACGACGGCACCCACCCCTCGGCCTCGGGCGAACACAAGCTGGCGGCGGCGTTCGCCGAGGCGATGCATCAGGGGTGGGGGCTGGGCGGGGCGTACACGGGCTGACGCCCGGGGCCTACCAGGCGAACGCCTCCGGCGACGGCCCCGGACCCGGGAAGATCTCCTCCAGGGACGCCAGCAGCTCGTCGTCCAGCTTCAGCGCGACCGCGCGCAGGGCCGATTCGAGCTGGTCCGCCGTGCGCGGGCCGACGATCGGGCCCGTCACGCCCGGCCGGGTGAGCAGCCAGGCCAGCCCGACCTCGCCCGGCTCCAGGCCGCGCTCGGCGAGCAGGTCCTCGTACGCCTGCACCTTCGCCCGGACCGCCGGGTCCTTCAGCAAGTCCGCCGCCCGGCCGCCGGTCGACCGCGAGCCCCCGCCCTCACGCTCCTTGCGCAGCGCACCGCCGAGCAGGCCCCCGTACAGCGGGGACCAGGGGATGATCCCGACGCCGTACTCCTGGGCGGCGGGAATCACCTCCATCTCGGCGCGGCGCTCGGCGAGGTTGTAGAGGCACTGCTCACTGACCAGCCCCAACCGCCCGGTGCACGCGGCGACTTCATTACCCTGCGCAATCTTGTAGCCGGGGAAGTTCGACGTACCGACGTACAGCACCTTCCCCTCCCGTACGAGGACGTCCATGGCCTGCCAGATCTCCTCGAAGGGAGTGGCGCGGTCCACGTGGTGGAACTGGTAGACGTCGATGTAGTCCGTGCCGAGCCGCTTCAGGCTGCCCTCGACCGCCCGGCGGATGTTGAGCGCCGACAGCTTGTCGTGGTTCGGCCAGACGGGGGCGCCGTCGGCGGACATGTTCCCGTACGCCTTCGTGGCCAGGACCGTCTTGTCGCGGCGCCCGCCGCCCTTGGCGAACCAGCTGCCGATGATCTCCTCGGTGCGGCCCTTGCCGGCGCTCTGGCCATAGACATTGGCGGTGTCGAAGAAGTTGACGCCCGCGTCGTGGGCGGCGTCCATGAGCGCATGGCTGCCGGCCTCGTCCGTCTGCGGGCCGAAGTTCATGGTGCCGAGGACGAGACGGCTGACCTTGAGACCTGTGCGTCCGAGCTGCGTGTACTCCATGAGGTACCAGCGAACCTCTTGAAGTGCGCTTCAAGCAAGCACCACGCGCCCCACGGCTGCTACCAGGCGAAGGCCTCCGGCGAGGGGCCCGGTCCGGGGAAGATCTCGTCGAGCCCGGCCAGCACTTCGTCGCTCAGCTCCAGCTCGACCGCGCGCAGAGCCGATTCGAGCTGGTCCGCCGTGCGCGGGCCGACGATCGGACCCGTCACGCCCGGCCGCGTCAGCAGCCACGCCAACGCCACTTCGCCCGGCTCCAGTTCGTGCTTGGCGAGCAGGTCCTCGTACGCCTGCACCTTCGCCCGGACCGCCGGATCGGCGAGCCCGGCGGCGGACCGGCCGCCCTTGGTACGCGACCCGTCGCCCGCCTGCTCCTTTCGCAGGGCGCCGCCGAGCAGGCCCTGGTGGAGCGGGGACCAGGGGATGATCCCGACGCCGTACTCCTGGGCGGCCGGGATGACCTCCATCTCGGCGCGGCGCTCGGCGAGGTTGTAGAGGCACTGCTCACTGACCAGCCCCAACCGCCCGGTGCGGGCGGCGACTTCATTACCCTGAGCGATCTTGTACCCGGGGAAGTTCGACGTACCGACGTACAGCACCTTCCCCTCCCGTACGAGGACGTCCATGGCCTGCCAGATCTCCTCGAAGGGAGTGGCGCGGTCCACGTGGTGGAACTGGTAGACGTCGATGTAGTCCGTGCCGAGCCGCTTCAGGCTGGCCTCCACCGAACGGCGGATGTTGAGCGCGGAGAGCCGGTCGTGGTTGGGCCAGGAGGTGACGTTCCAGGGGGTGCCGTCCTGGGTCATGTTCCCGTAGCCCTTGGTCGCCAGGACCGTCTTGTCGCGGCGCCCGCCGCCCCGCGCGAACCAGGACCCGACGATCTCCTCGGTGAGCCCCTTGTGTTCGGCTATGCCGTAGATGTTCGCGGTGTCGAAGAAGTTGACGCCCGCGTCCTGCGCGGCGTCCATGAGCGCGTGGCTGTCGGCCTCGTCCGTGAGGGGGCCGAAGTTCATGGTGCCGAGGACGAGACGGCTGACCTTGAGACCTGTGCGTCCGAGCTGCGTGTACTCCATGGGGCACCAGCGAACCTGTTGAAGTGCGCTCCAAGCAAGGGCCGTTCCCCAGGGTTCAGTCGCGGGGGAACTCGTCGGTGGTGAGGGTGAGTCCGACGGGGGTCTGGGTGAGATCGATCTCGTCACCGAAGTCGAGGGTGACCGTGCCGTGGTATTCGTCGTCCTTCGGCAGGGTGTGGAGGTGCCACTTGCCGGTGTACGGGTCGACGATCAGGTACGCCGGGACGTCGGCGGCGGCGAACGCGGCCTTCTTGGGGCCGTAGTCGTTCGAGGCCGTGCCCTTGGAAATCACCTCGGCGACGAAGTCGATGTCCTCATAGCGCCAGCGCCCCTTGTCGCCCTTGACCGCGCCGTCCTTCAGCGCCACGACGTCGCAGGCGAAGCCGTTGAGATGGCCGGGGAAGTCGATGCGGACATCGGAGGCCAGGCGCTTCAGCGGGTATTTGGTGCGCAACTGCTCGATGAGGCCAAGGATGATCTCCCAGTGGACTTGCCGTTGTGGCGCCATGGCGATGTTCCCCCCGACGATCTCGGTCTTGTAACCCTCGGGGATAGGCATCTTCTCGATCCACTCGAACATCATGTCCAGAGTGAGCTCGTCGTCGCTCGCGGCCATCTCGATCCTGTCGGTGTCTACGACGTCTACGACGGTCATCGTGGCGCTCCTCCCCGGCTGTCGCTCCCCGGCAGCCAGCCACCCGGTACAACGATACGCACGGCGCCAAGGACACGGGCTGTCGAACCCCAGTGCGTACGCGACTAGGACCCCGCAAACCAGCTCGACGCGTCGAGGCGGAACGCCTCGGGCGGGACCACCGTGCGCAGCGACGCCTCCATCTCCCGCACGGGGCCGACTCCCAGCGTACGGACCCAGTCGGCGCGCAGTTCGTCGAACACGGCCGCCGACCGGGCCAGCGCGTCGAGGCCGCGCGGGGTGATGCGGACGACCTTGCGGCGGGCGTCGGCGGGGTCGTCGGCGCGTTCGGCGTAGCCCAGGGCCTCCAGGCGGTCGACGGTCTTCCCGGCGGCCTGCTTGGAGACGCCGAGCCGCCGCCCGATCTCGCTCGCGGTCGCCCCGCCGGGCCCGACGGCCTGGAGGGCGAAGCCGTGGGCGGGCCGGAGGTCCGGGTGCCCCTGGCGGGCGAGCTCGGCGTGGAGGCGGTCGATGAGGGAGCGGAACCCGCCGAGGAGGAGCAGGGGCAGCTCATAGCCGGGGGTGGGCACCTCCTCGCTTTCCCCGTTGCGAGAACCGACAACCTGGTTTACCTTCTTATCGTCAACCACGTTGTCTATCTTACGGGGAGCAGGTACGCCGTGACATTCGTCGAGCACACCCTGGAGTCCGCGCCGGCCGAGTCGCGCCGCGCGATGGAGCAAACGATCAAGAGCCTGGGGCACCTCTCCCCGGCCGTGGCCCGGCTGGCCACCTCACCGCACACCCTGGAGGGCTTCCTCGGGATGAGTGCCCTCTTCGAGCGGACAACGCTCGAACCGGTCGCCCGCGAAGTCGTGATCATGACGGTCGCCACCCGCAACGCGTGCGACCTGTGCGTGAACATGCACACGGGCAAGCTGCGCGGGCTCGGCGCGCCGGAGGGGCTGATCGCCGAGCTGCGCGAAGGGAAGCCGCTGACGGACGAACGCCTGGAAGCGGTACGGGAGTTCACGCTCGCGGTGTACGCGACGGCGGGCGCGGTCCCCGACGACGCCCTGAACGCGTTCCTGTCCCACGGCCACACCCGCCAGAACGCCCTGGAGGTCGTCCTCGGCATCGGCGCGTACACAGTGTCGACGTTCGCCAACCGTCTGACGCGGGCGTCGCACTGAGTCCGGGCCTCAGCCCCGCGCGGCCGCCACCGCCACCACGACGAACATCAGCACGAGCACACCGGCCATGATCCGGTTCCTGGTCTTCGGGTTCACGCGTACGAGCGTAACGAACGCCCTCCCCGCCGCGTTCGGCCACCCCGGGCGCGCCACCGTACCCGGGCGATGACTCAGTGTTACCGTCCCGAAGGTGGATCACGTACGGCGTCGGCGACACCGCCTAGTTCCGGTCACCCTCCTCACGGTGGGCCTGCTGCTCGCGGGCTGCTCGTCGGGCAAGGACGAGAATCCCACCCCGCCCGGCGACACCTCGCAGACCGAGGAGTCCACCACCGGGCCGCCGCCCGCGGAGCCGACCGGGCAGCCGAGCGAGGACACGAGCGGTCAGCAGACCAACGGCGGCGAGGACGGCGGCACCAGCGGCGGCTTCAAGGCGGCGGGGCGGGTCTCGACCGACTTCGACGGGGTGTGGCCCAGCGTCAAGGTGACCTTCACCAACTCCGGCAAGGACACGTACAGCGGCACCGCGACCGTCTCCGACTGCAGCCCCACGGGCCGCTGGACGACCGGGACGGGCCCTCAGCCGGTCAACCTCTCACCCGATGAATCCGTGACGCTTGAGTGGGTGTTCGAGAACACCTCCCACGCGCCCCTCATCCCCGCCCACACCGCGTGCGTCAAGCTGACCGGCAAGCCCGAGGCGCAGAGCAGCCCCTTCCCGGCCGACACCGTGCCGCCGGACGAGGAGGAGGAGCCCGATCCCGCCTCCTCCGCCGACGCCGCCTGACCCAGGAGGCCGTACATGGAGGAGCAGCCCGCCCCGGCCCGGCCCCCGTGGGGCAACTGGCTCAAGGCCGTCGCCGGGTTCGTCGCGCCCACGACCCTGCTCACCGGGCTCCTCTTCTACTTCGGCTACGCCTACACCTCTTCCCTCTACTCGTACTTCGGCGTCGATGTCGCCACCCTCGGCCTGTCCACCCAGGACCTGCTGCTGCGCAGCCCGGCAAGCCTGTACATGCCCTTGGCCGTGGCGCTCGCCGCCGGGCTCGCGGGAGCGCTCGGGCTCGCGTGGGTCTCCTCCCTCGGTGACGCACGACCGGGCCTCGTGCGCCGTCTGGGGCACGTGGGCGTAGGGCTTGCCCTGTGCGGCGGCGCGCTCTTCGTCCTCGGGCTGCTCGGCGGTCTCCAGGTGTGGCCCGCCGGGCCGCTCGACACCCCCCTGCTCCTCGGCGGCGGCCTGCTGCTCGTGGTGTACGGGCGCACACTGCACCTCAAGACCACCGGGCACCCCTTCCCCGGCGAGCTGAAGACCCTCGCCATCGTGGCGGCGCTGATCGCCGTGAGCTTGTTCTGGGCCGTACAGGCCTACGCCCAGATCCATGGCAGGGACGACGGGCGGGAGCTGGCCCGGAATCTGTGGCACCGGCCGATGGTGGTCGTCGACACCCCCGAGCAGCTCTACTTCGGGGCCGCGCCGGTGCAGGAGACCTCGCTGCCTGCGGGCGGCCCGGGACAGAAGTACAAGTACCGCTACCGAGGCGTGCGTCTTCTCGCCCAGTCCGGCAACCGCATGTTCCTCATCCCGGACGGCTGGACCCGTACCCGCGGGTTCGTGGTCATGGTCCCGGCCGACGGGACCGTCCGCGTCGCCTTCCGCCGAGAGCTGGGGCTCGTCACTTCCCCAACCCCCACCGCCCCACCACCTCGTACCGCGGCACCTCCCCCGGCACCCCGCTGACCGGCAGCCGGCTGCGGACCAGGACCAGTTCCTCCGTCTGCCACGCCGTGCCCTCGAAGGGCGTGAGCGCGTCGACGTACGGGTGCAGGTCGGCCCCCGTCCGGCTGCGGGCCAGGGTGAGGTGGGGGTGGTAGCGGCGGTGCTCCTCCATCGCCACGCCCGCGCGGCGGGCCGCCGCGTCCGAGCGTTCGGCCAGCAGCCGCAGGGCGTCGATCGCGCCCGCGACGCCCGCCCACAGCACCTTGTCCCCGAACCGGCCGCCCCCGTGGAGGCGGAGCTCGAAGGGCGGGGTGCGGTGGGCGGCCCGGGCCAGACGGGCGTGCAGGTCCGGCAGGAGTGCCTCGTCCACCTCGCCCAGGAACGCCAGCGTGAGGTGCCAGTCGTCGCGGCCCGCCCAGCGCAGCCGGTCCGCGCCGGGCAGGGCGCGCAACTCGTCCACCGCCACGCCGAGTTCGGCCAGCCGGGGCGGCGGGGGCAGCACGGCCACGAAGAGTCTCATGGGACCAGTTTTGCCCCCGGGGACGGGCTCGTCACGCCGCCGTGGCCAGTTGCTCCCTCGGGACGAACTCCACGTGCCTGCGGCCGCGCCGCAGATCCACCTTGAGCTTCAGGTTCGCCGCCCGCGCCAGCATCAGGCCGACGCCGACCGCCGCGAGGGCGCAGATCAGTCCGCCCAGGGCGAGGCTGACCCGTACGCCGTACTCGTCCGTGAGCCAGCCGAAGAGCGGGCCGCCCAGCGGGGTGCCGCCGGTGAAGACCATCATGAACAGGCTCATCACCCGGCCGCGCATCTCCGGGTCGGTGGCCATCTGGACGGAGGCGTTGGCCGTGACGTTCACCGTCAGGCCGAGGACGCCGATCGGGAGCAGGAGCGCGACGAAGAGCGCCATGCCGGGCGCCATCGCCGCCGCGACCTCGATGACCGCGAACAGCCCCGCCGCCCCGGCCAGCAGGCGCAGCCGCGTGGTGCCCCGGCGGGCGGCGAGCAGTGCGCCGATCAGGGAGCCGATCGCCATCAGGCTGTTGAACAGGCCGTACATCCCGGAGCCGCCGTGGAAGACGTCGTGGGCGAAGGCGCTCAGCCAGATCGGGAAGTTGAAGCCGAAGGTGCCGACGAAGCCGACCAGGACGATCGGCCAGATCAGCTCCGGGCGCTTGGAGACGTAGTCCAGGCCCTCGCGGAGCTGGCCCTTGCCGCGCGGCGCGAGCTTGGTGGGCCGCAGGTCGGCCGTGCGCATCAGGGCGAGGCCCGCCAGCGGGGCGAGGAAGGAGAGGCCGTTGGCGAGGAACGCCCAGCCGGGTCCCACCGCCGCCATCACCGCGCCCGCGACCGCCGGGCCCACCAGACGCGCCGACTGGAAGTTGGCCGAGTTGAGGCTGACCGCGTTGCGGACCTGGTCGGGGCCGACCATCTCGGAGACGAAGGACTGCCGGGTCGGGTTGTCGACCACGGTGACCAGGCCGGTGAAGAACGCGGTCACGTAGACGTGCCAGACCTGGACGTTTCCGGAGAGCGTCATGGCCGCCAGGAACAGACCGCCGAGGCCCATCGCGCTCTGGGTGACGAAGAGGATGCTCCGCTTGGCGAAGCGGTCGGCGATGACGCCGCCGTACAGCCCGAAGAGCAGCATCGGCAGGAACTGCATGGCGGTGGTGATGCCCACCGCCACCGAGGAACCGGTGATCTGGAGGACCAGCCAGTCCTGGGTGATCCGCGCCATCCACGTACCGATGTTGGAGACGATGGCGCCGGAGAAGAACAGCCGGTAGTTGCGGATCGCGAGGGAGGAGAAGGTCCCCCGCCTGCCGCCGTCGCCGGCAGCGGTGTCGTGGGTGGATTTGTGTGCGGGGGCGGAGTCTGCTCCGGATCCCGTACTCAAAGGGGTTCGCCTCCTTTTATGCGCGGTCAGTTCACAGGTGTGCGAGCTTCTCCAGTACGGGTGCGGCGGCGCGCAGCTTCGCCCACTCGTCCTCGTCCAGGCCTTCCGCGAGGGAAGCCAGCCAGGCGTTGCGCTTGCGGCGGCTCTCTTCGAGCATCGCCTCGGCCTCTTCGGTCTGGCTGACCACCTTCTGGCGGCGGTCATCGGGGTGCGGCTCCAGCCTGACCAGGCCCTTCGCCTCCAGCAGCGCGACGATGCGGGTCATCGACGGCGGCTGGACATGCTCCTTGCGGGCCAGCTCACCGGGGGTGGCCGAGCCGCAGCGGAAGAGGGTGCCGAGCACCGACATCTCGGTCGGGCTCAGCGACTCGTCGACGCGCTGGTGCTTCAGGCGCCTGCTCAGGCGCATGACCGCCGAGCGGAGGGAGTTCACGGCGGCGACGTCGGCGTCGCTGTCGTGGGGCAGGTCAGACATGTTCGTTAGAATAACTCATTACTCTGGCTAAATACCAGCCCGGGTACCCCTCGGGTACCACCGGCGCGCCGCCACAGCGGGCGCGCACGACCACACACATCACCCGAATGAGTGAGAGCTATCGGAAAAGTGACGCACCGGGGCGGGGCCTGCGGCGACCCTCGTCCCATGGGGACCAGCGTGCTCAGCCTGCGGATAGACGGTGAGCTGCTCGAACGGCTCCGGCAGCATGCCGCAAAACGCGGAATGAGCGTCCAGGACTATGTGGTCCGGACGCTCATTCGCGACGACTTCGACGAGCGGCTCCAGGCCGCGGCCGCCGAGACGGAGAAGTTCTACGGGGCGGCCTAGCGCCCCCCGACTACGTAAGACCCAGCGCCGGCATCAGGTAGTAGAAGCCGAACACCGCCGCCACGACGTACATCGCCACCGGCACGTCACGGCCGCGCCCTGCCACCAGGCGCAGCACCGTGAAGGTGATGAAGCCCATGCCGATGCCGTTGGTGATCGAGTACGTGAACGGCATCATCACCATCGTCACGAACGCCGGGATCGCGATCGTCCAGTCGTCCCAGTCGATCTGCCGGATCGAGCCGGACAGGATCAGGAAGCCCACCGCGAGCAGCGCCGGGGTGGCGGCCTGGGACGGGACCATGGTGGCGAGCGGGGTCAGGAACAGCGCGACCGTGAAGAGGCCGCCGGTGACCACGTTCGCGAAGCCGGTGCGGGCACCCTCGCCGACTCCCGCCGTGGACTCCACGAAGCAGGTGGTGGCCGAGGAGGACGACGCGCCGCCCGCCGCGACCGCGATGCCGTCCACGAACAGCACCCGGTTGATGCCGGGCATGTTGCCCTCGGCGTCCGTCAGCTTGGCCTCGTCGCTGATGCCCATGATCGTGCCCATGGCGTCGAAGAAGCACGACAGCAGCACGGTGAAGACGAACAGGACGCCGGTCAGGACGCCGACCTTGTCGAAGCCGCCGAACAGGCTGACCTTGCCGAGCAGGCCGAAGTCCGGGCTGGCGACCGGGTTGCCGGGCCAGGTCGGAGTGGTCAGGCCCCAGGACGGGACGGTCGCCACCGCGTTGATGATCATCGCGAGGCCGGTCATCACGACGATCGAGATGAGGATCGCGCCGGGCACCTTGCGTACGAGCAGCGCGAGCGTGAGCAGGACGCCGAGGATGAAGACCAGGACCGGCCAGCCGAGCAGATGGCCGTTGCCGCCGAGCTGGAGCGGGACGGTGGTGTGGGCGGCGTCCGGGATGCGGGAGACGAAGCCCGAGTCGACCAGGCCGATCAGCATGATGAACAGGCCGATGCCGATCGCGATGCCCTTGCGCAGCCCCAGCGGCACCGCGTTCATCACGCGCTCGCGCAGCCCGGTGGCGACCAGGAGCATCACCACGAAGCCCGCCAGGACGACCATGCCCATCGCGTCGGGCCAGCTCATCCGGGGCGCCAGCTGGAGGGCGACCACGGTGTTCACACCGAGACCGGCGGCCAGCGCGATCGGCACATTGCCGATGACGCCCATCAGGAGCGTGGTGAAGGCGGCGGTCAGCACGGTGGCGGTGACCAGCTGGCCGCCGTCGAGCTGGTGCCCGTACATGTCCTTCGCGCTGCC encodes the following:
- the serC gene encoding phosphoserine transaminase: MAEIQIPADMKPADGRFGAGPSKVRTEALDALAATGTSLLGTSHRQAPVKNLVGEVRQGVRDLFSLPEGYEVILGNGGSTAFWDVATHGLIENKSQHLNFGEFSSKFAKAAKLAPWLAEPSVIASEPGTHPEPAAEAGVDVYAFTHNETSTGVAAPVKRVAGADEGALVLVDATSGAGGLPVDIAESDVYYFAPQKSFASDGGLWIAAFSPAALERAARIHASGRHIPEFFSLPTAIDNSLKNQTYNTPALATLFLLNEQLKWINGQGGLAWSTARTKDSSTRLYSWAEESKHANPFVTDPAKRSQVIGTIDFAEDVDAAAVAKVLRANGIVDTEPYRKLGRNQLRVAMFPAIDPSDVEALTACVDYVIEQL
- a CDS encoding GDSL-type esterase/lipase family protein, whose protein sequence is MRFMFVGDSMTIGRAGDITWRYRMWQHLSTSFDGPFEIVGPRTELYDTEAGAPLSYAYGAPDFPAAARRHLSGWGEGWLHMAPLIREAAAGAGADVLLVSLGLIDLGFYTDSDQTAANVRAFVTQARAANPAVRMVLLPVIPNIRAESDAPFAAEVTRFNELLAKAVADLDQPSSPLLLASHPPTYDIHQDTYDGTHPSASGEHKLAAAFAEAMHQGWGLGGAYTG
- a CDS encoding aldo/keto reductase, which gives rise to MEYTQLGRTGLKVSRLVLGTMNFGPQTDEAGSHALMDAAHDAGVNFFDTANVYGQSAGKGRTEEIIGSWFAKGGGRRDKTVLATKAYGNMSADGAPVWPNHDKLSALNIRRAVEGSLKRLGTDYIDVYQFHHVDRATPFEEIWQAMDVLVREGKVLYVGTSNFPGYKIAQGNEVAACTGRLGLVSEQCLYNLAERRAEMEVIPAAQEYGVGIIPWSPLYGGLLGGALRKEREGGGSRSTGGRAADLLKDPAVRAKVQAYEDLLAERGLEPGEVGLAWLLTRPGVTGPIVGPRTADQLESALRAVALKLDDELLASLEEIFPGPGPSPEAFAW
- a CDS encoding aldo/keto reductase, with the protein product MEYTQLGRTGLKVSRLVLGTMNFGPLTDEADSHALMDAAQDAGVNFFDTANIYGIAEHKGLTEEIVGSWFARGGGRRDKTVLATKGYGNMTQDGTPWNVTSWPNHDRLSALNIRRSVEASLKRLGTDYIDVYQFHHVDRATPFEEIWQAMDVLVREGKVLYVGTSNFPGYKIAQGNEVAARTGRLGLVSEQCLYNLAERRAEMEVIPAAQEYGVGIIPWSPLHQGLLGGALRKEQAGDGSRTKGGRSAAGLADPAVRAKVQAYEDLLAKHELEPGEVALAWLLTRPGVTGPIVGPRTADQLESALRAVELELSDEVLAGLDEIFPGPGPSPEAFAW
- a CDS encoding Uma2 family endonuclease — protein: MTVVDVVDTDRIEMAASDDELTLDMMFEWIEKMPIPEGYKTEIVGGNIAMAPQRQVHWEIILGLIEQLRTKYPLKRLASDVRIDFPGHLNGFACDVVALKDGAVKGDKGRWRYEDIDFVAEVISKGTASNDYGPKKAAFAAADVPAYLIVDPYTGKWHLHTLPKDDEYHGTVTLDFGDEIDLTQTPVGLTLTTDEFPRD
- a CDS encoding MarR family transcriptional regulator; the encoded protein is MVDDKKVNQVVGSRNGESEEVPTPGYELPLLLLGGFRSLIDRLHAELARQGHPDLRPAHGFALQAVGPGGATASEIGRRLGVSKQAAGKTVDRLEALGYAERADDPADARRKVVRITPRGLDALARSAAVFDELRADWVRTLGVGPVREMEASLRTVVPPEAFRLDASSWFAGS
- a CDS encoding carboxymuconolactone decarboxylase family protein → MEQTIKSLGHLSPAVARLATSPHTLEGFLGMSALFERTTLEPVAREVVIMTVATRNACDLCVNMHTGKLRGLGAPEGLIAELREGKPLTDERLEAVREFTLAVYATAGAVPDDALNAFLSHGHTRQNALEVVLGIGAYTVSTFANRLTRASH
- the thpR gene encoding RNA 2',3'-cyclic phosphodiesterase yields the protein MRLFVAVLPPPPRLAELGVAVDELRALPGADRLRWAGRDDWHLTLAFLGEVDEALLPDLHARLARAAHRTPPFELRLHGGGRFGDKVLWAGVAGAIDALRLLAERSDAAARRAGVAMEEHRRYHPHLTLARSRTGADLHPYVDALTPFEGTAWQTEELVLVRSRLPVSGVPGEVPRYEVVGRWGLGK
- a CDS encoding MFS transporter: MSTGSGADSAPAHKSTHDTAAGDGGRRGTFSSLAIRNYRLFFSGAIVSNIGTWMARITQDWLVLQITGSSVAVGITTAMQFLPMLLFGLYGGVIADRFAKRSILFVTQSAMGLGGLFLAAMTLSGNVQVWHVYVTAFFTGLVTVVDNPTRQSFVSEMVGPDQVRNAVSLNSANFQSARLVGPAVAGAVMAAVGPGWAFLANGLSFLAPLAGLALMRTADLRPTKLAPRGKGQLREGLDYVSKRPELIWPIVLVGFVGTFGFNFPIWLSAFAHDVFHGGSGMYGLFNSLMAIGSLIGALLAARRGTTRLRLLAGAAGLFAVIEVAAAMAPGMALFVALLLPIGVLGLTVNVTANASVQMATDPEMRGRVMSLFMMVFTGGTPLGGPLFGWLTDEYGVRVSLALGGLICALAAVGVGLMLARAANLKLKVDLRRGRRHVEFVPREQLATAA